In Pseudomonadota bacterium, the genomic window CATCAGGGCCATCTCGCGGGCCATGTATTCGCGGATGCTGCCGATGGCGATGCGGTCCTGCTTCATCGTGTTGCGGTGGCGCACGGTGACGGTGCGGTCCTGGGCCGTCTGGTCGTCGATGGTAAAGCAGAAAGGTGTTCCGATCTCGTCCTGGCGGGCATAACGCTTGCCGATATTCTGCTTGATGTCCAGGTCGATGCTGTAGTGTTCGCGTACATTCATATAAAGTTCGGTCGCCAGGGGCACATGCTCGCCCTTCGCGGTCAGGGGCAGGATGGCGGCCTTCCTGGGTGCGATCGAGGGGTGGAAGTTCATGAACATGCCTGCCGGACGGTTCGGATCAACCGTATAGGCCTCGCACAGCAGGGCCAGTACACCACGGGTCAGGCCGGCTGCCGGTTCAATCACATGGGGAACAAAGCGTTCGTTGGTCACCGGATCCACGTATTCCAGCTTCGTCCCGGAATGCTCCTGGTGCTGTTTCAGGTCAAAATCGCACCGGTGGGCAATACCTTCCAGTTCCCCGAAACCGGGAGCAGTAAAGGGAAAGCGGTATTCGATGTCGGCCGTGCCATAGCCCTCTTTGGCATAGTGTGACAGCTCGTCCCTCTCATGGTCGCGCATGCGGATGTTGTCACCGGACAGACCGATGGACGTCCAGAATTTCTGGCGCTCGGCGAACCAGAAATCGCGCCACGTCTTCGCTTCGGATGGATGGCAGAACCACTCCATCTCCATCTGCTCGAACTCGCGCGAGCGGAAGATGAAGTTGCGCGGCGTCACCTCATTGCGGAAGGCCTTGCCGATCTGGGCAATACCGAACGGCACGCGCACGCGGCTGCTGTCCACCACGTTTTTGAAATTCAGGAAAATGCCCTGTGCTGTTTCGGGCCGCAGATACGCCTTGTTCTCTTCGCCCGCTGTTGCGCCGACGAAAGTGTGGAACATGAGGTTGAACTGTCGCGGCTCGGTCAGTGTGCCGGGTGTTTTTGTATCAGGGCCAATAATATTGGCCAGCGCCTCTTTTGGCATCGCTGTCAGCGACACCTTTTCGAAATTGCCCGGGCTTTTGCCTCCGGACAGGTTCTTGATGCGCCTTGCGATGGCATCTTCTTCCGTGTTTTCCACGATGGCGATGGATGAGCCCTCGCCGTTCTTCGGCACGTAGACAACAAGATGGTCGGCGCGGTAGCGTAACTTGGTCTCACGACAATCCACCATCGGATCGGAAAAGCCGCCCACATGTCCCGACGCCAACCAGGCCTTGGGGTTCTGGATAATGGCGGAATCAATACCAACGATATCCACTGGCTGGCCGTCGGGACCGACCGGCGGGGTAATGACCATATGCTTCCACCACAGGTCGCGCAGGTTGTTCTTCAGCTCGACGCCCAGCGGGCCGTAATCCCAGAAACCGTTGATACCCCCGTAAATATCGGACGCGGGGAAAACAAAGCCCCGGCGCTTGCACAGGGCAACGATATCTTTCATATCAACAGTCTTGGCTTCGATCATGGCATTCAGCGTCTTTCACATCCA contains:
- a CDS encoding glycine--tRNA ligase, producing the protein MKDIVALCKRRGFVFPASDIYGGINGFWDYGPLGVELKNNLRDLWWKHMVITPPVGPDGQPVDIVGIDSAIIQNPKAWLASGHVGGFSDPMVDCRETKLRYRADHLVVYVPKNGEGSSIAIVENTEEDAIARRIKNLSGGKSPGNFEKVSLTAMPKEALANIIGPDTKTPGTLTEPRQFNLMFHTFVGATAGEENKAYLRPETAQGIFLNFKNVVDSSRVRVPFGIAQIGKAFRNEVTPRNFIFRSREFEQMEMEWFCHPSEAKTWRDFWFAERQKFWTSIGLSGDNIRMRDHERDELSHYAKEGYGTADIEYRFPFTAPGFGELEGIAHRCDFDLKQHQEHSGTKLEYVDPVTNERFVPHVIEPAAGLTRGVLALLCEAYTVDPNRPAGMFMNFHPSIAPRKAAILPLTAKGEHVPLATELYMNVREHYSIDLDIKQNIGKRYARQDEIGTPFCFTIDDQTAQDRTVTVRHRNTMKQDRIAIGSIREYMAREMALM